A genomic stretch from Dissulfurispira thermophila includes:
- the dnaN gene encoding DNA polymerase III subunit beta — protein MKVTIEKDELQRKLSDIQNIVEKKNTMPILNHFLLTVEKGGANITATDLETAFKEPISLTITEEGKMCIPARKLFEIVKEMDDSISLESVDSQWVKVRSGKSNFRLASLSADDFPVWPSIESTEELEVDSSLLLEMIDKSIYAAGEADTRYVLNGLLFHVKTNGSLIVVGTDGHRLALSEKTIAAKSKEEKKMIVSRKSIAELRRFLSNEEKPVKVLIGKNHVFFKIDDIQFLTRLIEGTYPNYDQVIPIANEKILSVDRNLLAKSLRRVSIMSKERSNAVKVDIDSNTVIISASNPDLGEASDEISASYSGGAMTIAFNARYILDALNVMTSQNVILKLNEPLSPTMIIEEGNDDYKCVVMPMRL, from the coding sequence ATGAAGGTAACAATCGAAAAGGATGAATTACAAAGAAAACTTTCTGATATCCAGAATATTGTTGAAAAGAAAAATACAATGCCAATATTGAATCACTTTCTCCTGACAGTAGAAAAAGGAGGAGCAAATATTACTGCTACAGACCTTGAAACAGCTTTTAAGGAGCCCATAAGCCTCACTATTACTGAAGAGGGCAAGATGTGCATCCCCGCAAGAAAGCTTTTTGAAATCGTAAAAGAGATGGATGACAGCATAAGCCTTGAATCTGTTGATTCTCAGTGGGTAAAGGTCAGGTCTGGGAAGAGCAATTTTCGCCTTGCAAGCCTTTCAGCAGATGATTTCCCTGTCTGGCCATCCATTGAATCAACAGAAGAGCTTGAGGTAGATTCTTCGCTACTTCTTGAGATGATAGACAAATCCATATATGCTGCTGGAGAGGCAGATACAAGATATGTGTTAAATGGTCTTTTATTTCATGTAAAGACAAATGGTTCTCTTATTGTTGTTGGCACAGACGGGCACAGGCTGGCACTCTCTGAAAAGACCATAGCAGCAAAATCAAAAGAAGAAAAAAAGATGATCGTCTCGAGAAAATCTATAGCTGAACTAAGAAGGTTTTTAAGCAATGAAGAAAAACCTGTAAAGGTCTTGATAGGGAAAAACCATGTCTTTTTTAAGATAGACGATATTCAGTTTCTGACCAGGCTGATAGAGGGAACATATCCAAATTATGATCAGGTTATCCCAATTGCAAATGAAAAGATACTCTCTGTGGACAGAAACTTACTTGCAAAGTCATTGAGAAGGGTCTCAATAATGAGCAAAGAAAGGAGCAATGCAGTAAAAGTTGATATAGATTCTAACACTGTAATTATTTCTGCTTCAAATCCGGACCTCGGCGAGGCAAGTGATGAAATCAGTGCGAGCTATTCAGGAGGTGCTATGACGATAGCATTTAATGCACGGTATATACTGGATGCATTAAATGTCATGACATCCCAAAATGTTATACTCAAACTGAACGAACCACTTAGCCCAACTATGATAATCGAGGAAGGAAATGATGACTATAAATGTGTAGTAATGCCAATGAGATTATAA